Below is a window of Macadamia integrifolia cultivar HAES 741 chromosome 8, SCU_Mint_v3, whole genome shotgun sequence DNA.
catctacctggtGGTTCCTAATCGGTTCCATTGATGGTTTAAAtacaacttcattcttgaactccttaggatcttcctcttggttgttcacaatcatcacagttgttgtagtgtcaagtttcctagtctcaacctcattgtccattgtggcaaccttgttgctttcgacttctcccacatgagtctcgttgatgggaacatcaataaCTAGTTCTTCCTTAACAATAGGAATGGatgaaaattttttaatattaacctcaaattttgactctagttcactaGTCAGAGGTGTCTTCTTTTGTTGCTCTTTCGCAATAGAGGCCGATGAATCCTTTATGCTATTGTcaagtgtgggtggcttttggacatctggtggaaggaagtatATGTTTCATTCATGCTCAGATAGGTtcatgcctgccaactcatactgcatTTCGTTCCACGTTCTAGGTTTACATtattgagcttgaagttgcctttcacggactctccattgcattcgaacacaatcactcatctgggaacatGTATATTAGCGTTTttgtctctgttaagttgtagttgtcaaagtacatgtccaattcacgcatccattcaaggaattctTCATGAAAATAATGtggctgatcattagattgggcagcagTAGATGTATTTTGATGGGAATCCTGtggagggaagagccttctttggaaatatacagggaggtattgtgtcactaactcgtacttcatctcttcccaaatcctaggctcatgtcctcgaaTTCGGAGTCTCTTTTCATTGACTTTCCACCAATCTCTAGAACGGCCAATGAACCGGAAGCaaacaacttgaagcttttgtgtctctgtcaagttatagtagtcaaaatattcctccaaagaatctaaccaatcaaggatgtagaatGTATCCCCTTGTCTAGCGAAGTAACGAACTGATGGAACCATCTTCAGTTAGGCTCTGATTgattgtttggagctttcttcaactgtagctctgataccatttaatgcaggagtagattacaagtaactaactccgcagtttataactccaaacaatacaaataggagcaagaacaGAGAAATagtaccatcaaataaacccccagggatacaatacccatataggagcaaaaccagcccaaaacccaacttgataggagagagaaagaccttctatagagctggagagagaaaggtgcggtcaggtctgtgggagtccgattgagctgcactttttGGTGTAGATaatccctagggagggtacaaaaacccccaaatatgaaaggcttctgacggctggttatggagttatgcgctttcttgattttcagacataggagagagaatgtgaagaattttacaagaacaacaacttgtcttcttcagataaccttcaagagaggatcgattgatcttcttagagtatagaaccagtcctccaaaggatctgcagatcagatctcaaacttgggcaacaatgagggtcgattggcttcaagaacaagaactctttggcttgtttattctgattttgtatgctttaacaagtctgaacttctaatagcaataaacagaaaataaaaatagaaaaagaagaatcgatagagggttgagaagggtgaaagagaataaaggaatgggtatctcacccctcaggttttggatatcacacccctcaaaggtttaggcatctcacatCTGAATAACAgcttttagctaaagagtatttattcaataatttattcattcaaGTCTGCCATTATAAGTACATAggcctctatttatagagggaaaaatagcaatcaaactattaCTAGGAGCTAATTTCCCAATATgattagacactcctactacaactaggaattcaaaaaataggactaggacttgactttatgactctaacatggagtaggactaactaactaatagtctatataagactttacaaccgaccaatggcctaatgggcctttattgaattaaatagcaactaactaaactaatgaattaaatcccgtttttctaccttctacccatagtTTAGGCATaataaagtggcccatttcaaagaaaacccatggaatcTAAGGCCCAAcccatatataacacaacccaaggcttatttataataaaataagcccaagtgacttttCTACATCATGGGGCTAACGGCCATAaagctgcatacattatgatccacctagaccctgcagtggcaggagccttgtgcacagGGTACACCCTctttaagagaaaaagaaaaaaggaaaccagATTTGGGAGACCAATCCCGTATGCACTAATCATCACCACTTGAactcttaaataaataaatgttgaTGAAGACTACTAtggataaggttatgtttgttgttgttgttgttgttgttgttgttgaagactACTATACTTTTtcacttactttttttttcaaagagaaaaagaagaagcattGAAGTCGTTACGTGGAATATCCTATGATTTTAAGGTTCAAGACAAGATTTCAGTTTTGACTGGTATTTCGATCCTGGTCGAAACCGAAATATACCAACAAATGGTCGAAATAGCCGAAATGGCTCTGAAATATGGTCCATTTCAgtgaaaaaccaaaacaatCATTGTCCTTCAAATTGCATGCCATTTCGTTTCGGTAACTGTCGAAACTGAGATATGACGTTGAAATTTCAAcattttggtcgaaatttcgaGCTAAGATTACCTCATTGTTGGAGTTTATATACTTATGAAAAGATAAAGTTGATCAAAATTACTATACATTTCACTTTAttcaaagagagaaaatgaaccTGCAATAATTTTAAATGTTCCCCTTTTATACCATTGACTAAGATATTCAACTTTAATATTCAATCGTATACTCTGTAAGCCATCTCTgcttgtttgctttgttttgattttcttttccttttctatccTCCCTTTTTGTTGGTTTCTACGAGCTCTACAGAATGTTAGGGGGTTTCTATAGTGATACATTAATGAATCTGATTAATTTATGTTTAAATTCTTACAGGTTGCATTAGATATTGATTATCATCATAATATGCTGCTGTCTCACCAAAAGGTGAATCCGAAGGAAGTCATTGTTGGATGGTAATTTCCTTGGTCTCATTAATCATCTCATTGCATTTCTGGCCTATTATTAGTTGGCTGGTGTAAATCCTTGGCAATGGCTTATTTGATATGTGTATTGTATGGTAATGTCTTTCCTTTCAACCCAATTTTTGTAAGACAATGACACTGCATATTAGTTGAGGAAAAAGAGCTGAGTGATTGACCACTTATTGGAGGCATATCCTTAGGAACTCGCTATGATAAAGTGCTAGGATCTGATACTGCTATGACAGTTAAAACTGCTCAAAATTAATTTATCAGTTTAACTAGGGTCTCTCTGCTTGTTGCACCATTTGTCACAAAATAGCATTGCCAGGTACagctttcttctcttggttactgAGTAGCTGCTTATCTTTGTATAAGGTGTATTTCATCCATAATTTGTGGTTCTAAATGAAAAATCTTCTGGATAAAAATTTGGGCTTATTGAATTATCCTGACTTCGTAAAATATCAGATTGATTTTGGCAGCCAAGATCTTAGTCCCACACAGTATTTTATATTAGATGAGCTTGTAAACCTGATTTTGGAAGCTTTTTATCAATTGGTTGGAATTATCTAATTCAGATGATTTATTCTCCCAGAAGTCTCGAATAAAGTCTATGAACTGTTGGGTCATATTGAATAATGCATGCTCCATTTGTTACATGTGCATAAGGTCCATGAAATGTCTTTGAGATGGTGCTTTTTGTTTGAAAAATTGTATGCCATGATAAGATTATCCCATGCCATATTCACCACAGTAACCAAACTACTGTTATTATAATTTGTTCACACTCCCTGGAATAAATTCTACTTTGtagttttaaatttaattttaatcaagtgtTATGATTTGGAGAAATATTAGTCCCTGATTCTGTACTCTGTAACAAGTTTGGTTGTCTTTTTCCTCCATCTTCCAATGTTAATATAGTGTCTAATGGTAATAACTGAAAAAGCATTATCATAgatatttaagaaaaatcaacTGTCACATAGCATGGTATATCATTGTGCTGCTTGTAATATATTTGCAGGTACTCAACTGGTTTTGGTGTCACAGCGGGTAGTGCTTTGATCCATGATTTCTATTCGAGAGAAGTATCAAATCCAATTCATTTGACTGTTGACACGGGGTTCAGGAATGGGGAGGCCAGTATCAAAGCCTTTGTTTCTGTCAACTTGTCACTTGGAGATCGGCAACTTGCTGCACAATTTCAAGAAATTCCTTTGGATCTGAGAATGGTTGAAGCTGAGCGGGTTGGATGTATGTATTTAACTTGACACACTGTTTTTTCTTGTCTTCTTGGCTTACAACTAAAGTCACCTAGCACTCATTGTCTGACAATGGGTTTGGACTATGTGGTGGGATTCTCGccattttcacttaaaaaagaaatttaccccattaccccatgtgacttgTATCGCTAAacccaaatcattccatattgtTGGTTATTAAATGTGACCTTACTTGGCATCCAAACTTCCTTTGGTTTAAAATGTAAATAGAAATTACGTGTAAAATGCATCATTACTAAAAATGATAAGAAGTTTAAGTTGTTTATATGATCACATGGGGTATTGACTACAATCGTTTCTTTTTTAggtatgaaaattttcacttttgcttccctttaatttcccttgcaaccaaatgtaATGTGAATGGTAACAATTTTGCAGGAGACAATGTACTTTACTGGTCTGTGTTTACCTCCTTGGTCAAATTTAGGGTCATCCTACCATTAGAATACCTGCAAACATCAATGGATTCCTGATTACCAAACCATTAATGACCAGGAAACCAAATAACCAGAATCGCAGGGCAGAAGTAACAACcagaattaagatttttttttaatttaattttttttttaactgacaGCAAAACAGATTGATTAGGACAAGACCTTGATCGAGTGTACCATTGTTGAGGTGAATGAATTTCCAAAATTTGGTTGAGATCCAACGGCTAGATTGGAAGTTATTTTACTGTCACAGAATTAGTAGTATGCCCAAAACCAGAATTAGACAGTCAGGAAACTGAAGGCAAACATTGGTTAGTTACCTGTCGATGACAGTACTCAAAATGCTAATAATATCCTGCAAACCCAGACCAGAAAGTGAGAAAACAGAAGTGGCTAATTTGGTGAAGAGGCTGGAAAAACAGTAGCCGATTAGCTAGGACCTGTAGCACCATGCACAGGTTATACACTGGAAAGAACTTTGATTCAAACAACAGAACAGAAGACTCAGATGAAGATGTACAGAATATGGAGATTTTTGAaatctgaaatagaaactaacagaAGTTAATAGAGGAATGATGGAACTCACTAGATGATGAACTGAAACAGAAAACTTACTCACCTATATTGCAGGAGAATGAAACAAGAAGATAGAAAATAGAATAGGAAGTGATATGGTTGAGCCTCCCACGCGAACCTAGGTTAGAATCCTACTAACCCATCTAGTCTCACACTAGTGTTTCTGCATCCCACAGATAATACCTGCTTCTCACAGAATAACTGCATAAAGCTGTCCAAGTGattgtcaaaatctcaaaattgtAGGATGCTGGTCTCCTTGtccttatttataataatgaaaggCTGGATTACAAAATATGTAATTCTCCATGTGTGGGAGAGTACTTGGCTGCTAAGTATCCTAAGAAATAGCAACTCTTCTAGAAGAGAGATTGAATTGCTATTacacaaaaaaggaaagaaacaaaagtaGAAACTACTAGATAGATATAGACTTAATAACTAAGAAACTATTacagaaatagaaacagaaataaTAGCACCTTCTAATAGAATATCCCAGCAGCATCCAGCATCTTATATTCACAGCAGGATCTACACACAGCTTCTATACACCAAACTAGGGCCCACACAAGCTAGCACTAGGCCTGCCAGAACCAGAATCAGATCCGTGGGGATTAGCTGAACCCAGGTTTTGACTTTGGGCCTTTTTATTCTTCCTACACACATAGTAATGCTTGAGTTCTACATCAAACATACACTTTATGATCATATAGAAAGTTTAGAAACTTAACTTGGTTAAACATCAGCATCATTTATATTGTAGCAGCAAGTTTGGTCAAGTTTTATTGAAGGTTGGTGTCACTTTGCTTAAATAAtgatgcaaactttctttcccACGTACCCTTACCACATAGGGACCATGTTCTAGCCTACTATTGCATTGAAATCTAAAGTAAGTCccttaaattatttttgaattaGTGCACCAAACAGATCATTGATAACCTTAAAACAACAGTGACGATGAGAATAGTTATTGAAGCAACAAGCAACGACAACAACAATATAATAACAAGTGTTTTGTGATTAATGGTGATCATTtaatttgttattgttgttggtgGTGATCATTGGATTCCTGTAATGCCCTTGTCAATGACTGACTCACATGACATCTGTTGCATGTTCACCAACTAAATTCGGTGATGTAGTTTATTCTGTAAAACTTcaaaaaattttagttttgagaggaaaaaaatgtaattttctttctgGTAACTATCTGTGGTCAGACGAAAATATGccacatgacttatcaaatatGGACCACATTATCAAATGTGGACCACATCTTGGGGACAGATAGAACTAAGCATGTGCCCACATGTCAATTGGAGttggccaagtggcaaaatataAACCCAGGTATACGTGAGGACCATAGGAGGGTGCTTGCCATTACATGGATCTCTGAAAATATATAGCGTGGACATACAtggagggtatttgattgaatttgagtctgGAATTTgtcaatttcaattcagacATTGCCCTTGCTGTCCAATGGTGGGAGTTGCCACATCATCCTTCCACATGGCAGAATTATATGGGCCGACCCTGCAAGTTTATTGGTTGGGTTGTGAAGTGGCAATTTTCTCGTCCCTGAGAAGGAAAAGGGTATGGGGAAAGaaagcttagggttgggctggggttTTAACTTTTAGAAGACCTGGCCCATCCCAGCCCAATGAGTTATGATTGAAAGAAAGATTTCCATTCATGCTCCTGGATTTCTGGAGGTTATCATCATAATATAAGTAGCGCTGTGCTTTGGTTTTTGAAAGAGAATTCTTAGTTTTAGTTGAAAGGAAGCTTTCAGTGTATTCCACGGTTGAGATACAATTGGACATTTAAAGGCTTCTGACAAATAGTATAGGTTTGgctgaatttttattttgttttccttttgttcttcTATCTATATACCGTTTGAACTgctttagagaaaaaaaagaaaaaaaagagagtaaagtAAGTTAAATTCAACTAAGCTGAGGATGATAAAAATCCTGATCTTGTGGTTTACGATGCAAATTCAAATTTGAGAGAGAATATCAAAGGACTTGTTTCATGTGCAGTCGATATTTTAAAGACAACAATGGTAGACAAGGTGCCCAGTGATTTGGAAGGTATGGAAGCCTCAATGGAGCGGCTTCTCGCTCTCATAGATGATGTCTATAAATATGTAGACAATGTTGTGGTGAGAGAATGATTCTGATTGCACTCAATTTATGTTGTCTCTGCTTTGCGCCGAGAATTCCATGACCAACATATGAACTGATTTTGTTTCTCAGGAAGGTCGCGTTCCTCCGGATAACAACGTTGGGAGATTCATATCAGATACTGTAGCTTCTATTCCGAAAATGTCACCAGCAGCTTTTGATAAGCTTGTAAATGACAGTTTACAGGTATGGTAAAATTGGTTgcctgatatatatatatatatatatatagatgatgtctatcagatatatatatatatattttttaaattaaagcCATTTTTAAGCATCTTCACATATTTTTGGATGGACAGTTACAATATGCAT
It encodes the following:
- the LOC122087190 gene encoding eukaryotic translation initiation factor 3 subunit F codes for the protein MAAQTVLQFVPSSTSLSAKVHPVVIFNICDCYVRRPDQADRVIGTLLGSISPDGTVDIRNSYAVPHNESSDQVALDIDYHHNMLLSHQKVNPKEVIVGWYSTGFGVTAGSALIHDFYSREVSNPIHLTVDTGFRNGEASIKAFVSVNLSLGDRQLAAQFQEIPLDLRMVEAERVGFDILKTTMVDKVPSDLEGMEASMERLLALIDDVYKYVDNVVEGRVPPDNNVGRFISDTVASIPKMSPAAFDKLVNDSLQDDLLLLYLSSLTRTQLSLAEKLNTAAQIL